In a single window of the Rhodamnia argentea isolate NSW1041297 chromosome 2, ASM2092103v1, whole genome shotgun sequence genome:
- the LOC115735544 gene encoding uncharacterized protein LOC115735544, with the protein MEDKNGYSYQGSGLWRSLRDGDFEESDMWDVLDDKRDYSPRLHCTSEPAGAYSSRIPRYSAAEMVPRASSGSSSGSTPEPKIIQQSAPVNVPNWSHIKRRNAKSKKAFEKPSRRGNDSDGDDETDDNDVHEGGGSDGDEDENDHKMPPHEFIASRLARSHISSFSVFEGVGRTLKGRDLSKVRNAVLTKTGFLESP; encoded by the coding sequence ATGGAGGACAAGAATGGTTACTCTTACCAGGGCAGTGGTCTGTGGAGATCCTTAAGAGATGGCGACTTTGAAGAATCGGATATGTGGGATGTTCTTGACGACAAAAGAGATTACAGCCCAAGATTGCACTGCACCTCCGAACCTGCCGGGGCTTACTCAAGCCGCATCCCGAGATACTCTGCTGCAGAAATGGTCCCGAGAGCAagcagcggcagcagcagcGGTTCGacccccgaacccaaaatcatTCAGCAATCGGCGCCTGTCAATGTTCCAAACTGGTCACATATTAAGAGGCGAAATGccaaatccaagaaagctttcGAAAAGCCATCCCGGAGAGGAAACGACAGTGATGGCGATGATGAAACCGACGACAACGACGTGCACGAGGGAGGAGGGAGTGACGGCGATGAGGATGAGAACGATCATAAGATGCCGCCGCATGAATTTATAGCTTCCAGGCTTGCAAGGAGTCATATATCCTCGTTCTCGGTTTTCGAAGGGGTTGGGAGGACTCTTAAGGGGAGGGATCTCAGCAAAGTGAGGAATGCTGTTCTGACCAAAACTGGGTTTCTTGAATCACCTTGA